ATTAAAAGAGTTTCAGCTTTTTTCTTTTCGTTCCCTTTTCTTTCATAAATAGGGTATAACTCCTTAGCAGTCTTTATTACTTTATGATAATCTCTAAAGCTATTGTATTTATTTAAAAGAAGTTCTAATGTTTTTATTATCTTTTCTTCATTAAATGTTTGTTTTGCTTTTTGCAGTTTTTTTTCTAATTGTTCAATTGTATTATCAGCAGTTCTCATTATTCTTATTCCCTGTGAGATATTTTTTAATTAATGAAATATCGGTCAATTTTTTTTGGGGGGAAAATGGGATTTACTTACTAAAAAGATTTATTTAACAAAAAAACTTGCCATCCAGCAGCAGTCGGATAGTTAGTTTTTAATAACCGCTTTGCGAAATTTATCTTCTTGCGTTTTTTCTTTAGAAGTTTAGCAAAGTCTATTTCAATAAAATCATCTTCCTGATATTGTTGTAATCATCAGTTGTCATTTTGTAAAAATAGATTCCGGAACCAACCTTGTTCCTGAAGTTATCCTTCCCATCCCAGATGATCTTATGATATCCTGCCTGTTTATTCCCGTTCACCAGAGTTCTAACTTTCTGTCCTTTGATATTGTAGATATCAAGAGTAACTTTTGAACTTCTGTTCAAACCGAATGATATGATAGTTTGCGGATTAAAAGGATTGGGATAATTTCCGGTCAGTTCCGTAAATTCAGGGATCAAATCAGGATCTGCTTCGGTTCCTGTTACTGTTAATGTAACCGGAATAATGGTCTCGTTCCTGATGTCATCCGTGATGATAATATTGCAGGAATATTCACCATTGCTGAGATTATTTGTGTTAAAAGTGATTTCTATTTCATCGGTTTCCCCTGTAA
This genomic interval from Candidatus Cloacimonadota bacterium contains the following:
- a CDS encoding T9SS type A sorting domain-containing protein, which codes for EMETNQTLIDTLELSNIGSGLINYTLEIEQHNSWIELGSESGNLFTGETDEIEITFNTNNLSNGEYSCNIIITDDIRNETIIPVTLTVTGTEADPDLIPEFTELTGNYPNPFNPQTIISFGLNRSSKVTLDIYNIKGQKVRTLVNGNKQAGYHKIIWDGKDNFRNKVGSGIYFYKMTTDDYNNIRKMILLK